One window of the Manihot esculenta cultivar AM560-2 chromosome 14, M.esculenta_v8, whole genome shotgun sequence genome contains the following:
- the LOC110599959 gene encoding trafficking protein particle complex subunit 1: MQFFGGSDISPSPPAPTASGNNAHMMYVFNRNGVCLLYREWNRPLHTLNAQQDHKLMFGLLFSLKSLTAKMDPTSAEKGNLGMPQLPGQGCSFHSFRTNTYKLSFMESPSGIKIILVTHPRTGDLRESLKYIYNLYVEYVVKNPLYTPGTPIRCELFNTSLDQYVRSIA, from the exons ATGCAATTTTTTGGTGGATCAGATATTAGTCCATCGCCACCGGCACCAACAGCTTCAGGGAACAATGCGCACATGATGTATGTGTTCAATAGGAATGGGGTGTGCTTGCTTTACAGGGAGTGGAATCGTCCACTTCATACCCTCAATGCGCAGCAGGACCATAAGCTTATGTTTGGTCTTCTTTTCTCCCTCAAGTCGCTAACTGCCAAGATGGATCCCACGAG TGCGGAGAAAGGAAACCTTGGGATGCCTCAGTTACCTGGCCAAGGTTGTTCATTCCACAGCTTTCGTACAAATACATACAAACTTAGTTTCATGGAAAGTCCTTCCGGGATAAAG ATTATCTTGGTTACTCATCCCAGGACTGGTGATCTACGCGAATCCCTAAAGTACATTTACAACTTGTATGTTGAATATGTTGTCAAAAATCCCCTCTATACTCCTGGAACTCCTATCAG GTGTGAGTTGTTCAATACATCTCTGGACCAATATGTAAGGAGCATAGCCTAG
- the LOC110600234 gene encoding UDP-glycosyltransferase 88A1 translates to MDEAVVLYSTPAVGHLVSMVELGKLILSHRSSISIHIFITAAPYSAGSTASYIAEVAAAVPSISFHHLPTVTLPSTAASHHETLTFEVIRLSKPHLRQALLSISKSHSINAVIMDFFCADSLSVASELNIPGYFFFASGAACLALLLYFPTIHENTTKSFKDLNTFLHVPGAPPVLSSDMPSPTLDRYDKAYEYFLELATSFPKSAGIIANTFELLEARAVKAISDGLCVPTTNTPPLYCIGPLIAAKNESDGVPECLTWLDSQPSQSVVFLCFGSLGLFSKEQLTEIAIGLERSGQRFLWVVRNPPSNNQSLAISPLADPDLESLLPDGFLDRTREKGLVVKSWAPQVAVLNHDSVGGFVTHCGWNSVLEAVYAGVPMVAWPLYAEQRFNRLLLVEEIKIALPMKESEDGFVTAVEVEKRVRELMDTEAGNSIRERTITMKNEAKAAVSEGGSSRVALSKLVESWKSK, encoded by the coding sequence ATGGATGAGGCTGTAGTTCTTTACTCAACTCCAGCCGTAGGTCACTTGGTATCTATGGTAGAGTTAGGCAAGTTAATTCTCTCTCATCGTTCCTCCATTTCCATTCACATCTTCATTACAGCAGCACCTTACAGTGCCGGCTCCACTGCCTCTTATATTGCTGAAGTGGCTGCCGCCGTTCCTTCAATCTCCTTCCACCATCTTCCCACCGTCACCCTCCCTTCCACAGCAGCCTCTCATCATGAAACCCTCACCTTTGAGGTCATCCGCCTCAGCAAGCCTCACCTCCGCCAAGCTCTCCTGTCCATCTCCAAATCTCACTCTATTAACGCCGTAATTATGGATTTCTTTTGTGCTGATTCTCTTTCTGTTGCCTCTGAACTCAACATCCCTGGTTATTTCTTCTTTGCTTCAGGTGCTGCGTGTCTTGCTCTCTTACTTTATTTTCCGACCATTCATGAAAACACTACCAAAAGTTTCAAAGATCTCAACACTTTTCTCCATGTTCCGGGTGCTCCACCTGTATTGTCCTCTGACATGCCGAGCCCAACGCTCGATCGCTACGACAAAGCCTACGAATACTTTTTAGAGCTCGCTACCTCCTTTCCCAAGTCCGCAGGAATTATCGCAAACACTTTTGAGTTGCTCGAGGCCAGAGCCGTGAAGGCAATATCAGATGGATTATGTGTGCCCACCACTAACACACCTCCTCTTTACTGTATCGGGCCTTTAATAGCGGCCAAGAATGAAAGTGATGGCGTGCCAGAGTGTTTAACCTGGCTTGATTCTCAACCAAGTCAAAGTGTTGTATTTTTGTGTTTTGGTAGCTTGGGGCTGTTCTCAAAGGAACAACTCACAGAAATAGCTATTGGGTTGGAGAGAAGTGGACAAAGGTTCTTGTGGGTGGTGCGTAATCCGCCATCTAATAATCAAAGCTTAGCCATCTCACCATTGGCGGATCCAGATTTAGAGTCATTGCTCCCTGATGGTTTCTTGGATCGTACCAGGGAGAAAGGACTTGTGGTGAAGTCATGGGCTCCACAGGTAGCAGTATTGAACCATGATTCGGTGGGCGGTTTTGTGACTCACTGTGGATGGAATTCAGTGCTTGAGGCGGTGTATGCAGGAGTGCCAATGGTGGCTTGGCCGCTGTACGCAGAGCAAAGGTTCAATAGGTTGTTGTTGGTGGAAGAAATTAAAATTGCTTTGCCAATGAAGGAATCGGAGGACGGGTTTGTAACTGCAGTGGAGGTGGAGAAGAGGGTCCGTGAATTGATGGATACGGAGGCAGGTAACTCGATTAGGGAGCGAACCATTACTATGAAAAACGAAGCCAAGGCAGCCGTGAGCGAGGGCGGTTCATCTCGTGTGGCATTGTCCAAACTGGTGGAATCATGGAAGAGTAAATGA
- the LOC110599960 gene encoding probable NADH dehydrogenase [ubiquinone] 1 alpha subcomplex subunit 5, mitochondrial, which translates to MFLRVIGRPLMAKVKQTTGIVGLDVVPNAREVLINLYTKTLKEIQVVPEDEGYRKAVESFTKHRLKVCQEEEDWEVIEKKLGCGQVEELIEEAQDELKLIEKMIEWDPWGVPDDYECEVIENDAPVPKHVPLHRPGPLPQEFYKTLEAVQSINGTPAVSSGQSELKA; encoded by the exons ATGTTTCTGCGGGTGATTGGACGGCCATTGATGGCCAAGGTGAAGCAGACAACGGGGATCGTGGGTCTTGATGTGGTCCCCAATGCAAGGGAGGTATTGATCAATCTGTACACCAAAACCCTAAAAGAGATTCAGGTGGTCCCGGAGGACGAAGGGTACCGTAAGGCGGTAGAGAGCTTCACAAAGCATAGGCTGAAGGTATGCCAAGAGGAAGAGGACTGGGAAGTGATCGAGAAGAAACTAGGTTGCGGCCAGGTCGAGGAGCTCATCGAGGAGGCTCAGGACGAGCTCAAACTCATCGAGAAAATGATCG AGTGGGATCCTTGGGGCGTTCCAGATGACTATGAATGTGAAGTTATAGAAAATGATGCACCAGTTCCGAAGCACGTACCTTTGCATCGACCTGGTCCTCTTCCTCAGGAGTTTTACAAGACGCTTGAGGCTGTCCAATCCATAAATGGCACACCTGCTGTCTCCTCCGGTCAATCAGAGTTAAAGGCGTAA
- the LOC110630726 gene encoding probable WRKY transcription factor 27, with amino-acid sequence MAEWDPHAVIRSLTSHSPATNTAAYPPSQSANYLDCLASLIFDDKDTSFSFPNTEQPVCNGWQGLPDSYNPFLHTTGVHGNLPNSSISYFGEFSGQNQLQLYHHQPPSPQPLLPEPLALPPPPLPPPPLIPALAPPALSQPLLPPPTLLPAPEPAPALSSPSPPPPLLPPPPYLSPTPPFPNLQFSFPFNPGQQQFQHARYQQQLLHQRRHPRPATSVPVPPSRTTQSSASTSRKKKSYLKREVITAENICNDAWGWRKYGQKPIKGSPYPRNYYRCSSSKGCAARKQVERSNTDQNMFIVTYSGDHTHPRSSQRGSLIRNKFLAKQNPANEGSKESSTTPSATSLSPTTPPPAAMEQENTNENIDATQAANMNGADLEGNGIESEGQGDGDGDGRGHYYEDEYDALVPSMTKNEDIFKDLQDLRTVEESVFDFGSSDYGGLGHNPDIFSFCSGGSDF; translated from the exons ATGGCTGAGTGGGATCCGCATGCCGTAATCAGGAGTCTCACTAGCCATAGCCCTGCTACCAACACTGCCGCCTACCCCCCTAGTCAAAGTGCCAACTACCTGGATTGTCTGGCCTCTTTGATTTTCGATGATAAAGATacctctttctcttttcctaaTACTGAACAGCCTGTATGTAATGGATGGCAAGGATTGCCAGATTCTTACAATCCCTTTCTGCATACAACCGGTGTTCATGGTAATCTTCCTAACTCTTCCATTTCTTATTTTGGAGAATTTAGTGGCCAAAATCAGCTCCAACTGTATCATCATCAACCACCATCACCCCAACCATTGCTACCAGAACCACTAGCCCTACCCCCACCCCCACTACCACCACCACCATTGATACCAGCACTTGCACCACCAGCATTATCCCAACCCCTACTACCACCACCAACATTGCTACCAGCACCAGAACCAGCACCAGCACTATCCTCACCCTCACCCCCACCCCCACTCCTGCCTCCACCCCCGTACCTGTCCCCAACCCCACCCTTCCCCAATTTACAATTTAGCTTCCCCTTCAACCCTGGCCAGCAACAATTTCAACATGCACGATATCAACAGCAACTATTGCACCAGCGACGTCATCCAAGGCCTGCGACCAGTGTTCCTGTCCCTCCTTCACGAACCACTCAATCATCTGCATCGACATCAAGGAAGAA AAAGAGCTATTTGAAGAGGGAAGTGATAACAGCAGAGAATATATGCAACGATGCGTGGGGTTGGCGCAAGTATGGACAGAAACCCATCAAAGGCTCACCGTATCCAAG GAACTACTATAGATGCAGCAGCTCCAAAGGGTGTGCAGCGAGAAAGCAAGTAGAGAGGAGTAATACAGATCAAAACATGTTCATAGTGACCTACAGCGGCGACCACACCCACCCTCGTTCCTCACAGAGAGGCTCACTCATCAGAAACAAATTCCTGGCCAAACAAAATCCTGCCAACGAAGGATCCAAGGAGTCAAGTACTACGCCTTCGGCTACGAGTCTCTCTCCAACAACCCCTCCGCCAGCTGCCATGGAGCAAGAGAACACAAATGAGAACATCGACGCGACACAGGCTGCAAATATGAATGGAGCTGATTTGGAGGGTAATGGAATTGAAAGCGAAGGCCAAGGTGATGGTGATGGTGATGGTCGCGGTCACTATTATGAGGACGAGTACGATGCTCTTGTTCCTAGTATGACAAAAAATGAAGACATTTTTAAGGATTTGCAAGATTTGAGAACTGTTGAGGAAAGTGTTTTTGATTTTGGTAGCAGTGATTATGGAGGCTTAGGTCATAATCCAGACATCTTCTCCTTTTGCTCCGGTGGTTCTGACTTCTGA
- the LOC110630907 gene encoding probable membrane-associated kinase regulator 2, with protein MEALYFFKFWRPNKNYLPSNGNSDTTEMATTGVDTDDELNEEEDSFFELEFTVPDFDNNKCENKNGIPLDSDSNTFDSKQKTLHNSANKAGNIEHKFPPPTVSLSPTDLLSKRKILPVEPISKPQSPISPLKSAPSFRVLMFKKSKSMAEHEAGKTGEAELKGVFVDTPKNKKQESKLFTVKFKLKEAANVPMFTRENSLRKQISDDSFPNDSSRRFSKEVIQKYLKLIKPLYIKVSKRQSNKPKFSGELSAPSPSSSPATLPSGSPKEKQGSIPAGIRVVCKHLGKSKSASAATTVLPSTVTRRDDSLLLQHDGIQSAILHCKRSFNSYSSRDSSFLSQYEGDTLNDKSMDSPRISHEEKGVH; from the exons ATGGAAGCTCTGTACTTCTTCAAGTTCTGGAGACCCAACAAAAATTACCTACCCTCTAATGGAAATAGTGACACCACCGAGATGGCAACAACTGGGGTCGATACAGATGATGAGTTAAATGAAGAGGAAGACTCCTTCTTTGAATTGGAGTTTACTGTGCCTGATTTTGACAACAATAAGTGCGAAAACAAAAACGGCATCCCACTAGACAGCGATAGTAACACTTTTGACTCTAAGCAAAAAACTCTCCACAACTCGGCCAACAAAGCCGGCAATATCGAGCACAAATTTCCACCACCAACTGTTTCTCTGTCTCCTACTGATCTCCTCTCTAAAAGAAAGATCCTTCCTGTCGAGCCCATATCTAAACCTCAGTCTCCCATCTCCCCCCTTAAATCAGCTCCAAGTTTTAGAGTCCTCATGTTCAAGAAATCAAAGTCAATGGCAGAGCATGAAGCAGGAAAAACTGGGGAAGCAGAGTTGAAGGGCGTCTTTGTCGACACTCCAAAGAATAAAAAGCAAGAAAGCAAGCTTTTCACAGTTAAATTCAAGCTCAAAGAAGCTGCAAATGTTCCTATGTTCACAAGGGAAAATAGTTTGAGAAAACAGATCTCAGATGATTCATTCCCTAATGATTCATCAAGGAGATTCTCCAAGGAAGTGATACAAAAGTACTTGAAACTAATCAAGCCCCTGTACATCAAAGTTTCCAAAAGGCAAAGTAACAAGCCGAAATTCTCAGGGGAGTTATCAGCGCCATCACCGTCATCTTCTCCAGCAACACTACCTTCTGGTTCGCCGAAGGAGAAACAAGGGAGTATTCCAGCGGGGATCCGAGTGGTCTGTAAGCATCTAGGAAAGAGCAAATCCGCATCTGCGGCTACCACAGTTCTGCCATCAACGGTAACTAGGAGAGATGATTCGCTGCTTCTGCAGCATGATGGTATTCAAAGCGCCATCCTGCATTGCAAGAGATCTTTCAATTCTTATAGTTCTAGAG ATTCTTCCTTCTTGTCGCAATATGAGGGTGATACTTTGAATGATAAATCTATGGATTCACCGAGAATTTCCCATGAAGAGAAAGGAGTTCATTAG